A portion of the Cryptomeria japonica chromosome 5, Sugi_1.0, whole genome shotgun sequence genome contains these proteins:
- the LOC131063357 gene encoding B-box zinc finger protein 24 — translation MRIQCDVCEQKPAAVICCADEAALCVDCDVKVHQANKLASKHKRLPLMASNSKLSRCDICQDKTAFVFCLEDRAMLCRDCDESVHSPDTLAAKHQRFLATGIRVALSADISSHCENEGSTAPIASNSAVPATVSTMPSLKKSGGAVHQNYVEPCWSVDDLLPLSDFDAKGDQGNLGDFDWNIADMTFLGEEEQDSLAQVPQLSSGSYPSTMNVMSGRPAGKSNASSNKGKSKATQISQVPDYDEACFVVPDIGMLETGCLNALPSKRMRRSSFQMYQYE, via the exons ATGAGGATTCAGTGCGATGTGTGTGAGCAGAAGCCCGCTGCGGTCATATGCTGCGCAGATGAAGCGGCTTTGTGTGTTGATTGCGATGTCAAGGTGCACCAGGCTAACAAACTTGCTAGCAAGCACAAGCGCCTGCCGCTCATGGCCTCCAATTCTAAGCTTTCTCGCTGTGACATATGTCAG GATAAGACAGCTTTTGTATTTTGTTTGGAAGATCGAGCAATGCTATGTCGGGACTGTGACGAGTCCGTCCACTCGCCGGACACTTTAGCGGCGAAACACCAGCGGTTTCTCGCTACCGGAATTAGGGTTGCTCTGAGCGCTGATATTTCCTCCCATTGCGAGAATGAAGGATCTACGGCTCCGATTGCATCAAATTCTGCTGTTCCTGCCACGGTGTCAACCATGCCATCGCTCAAGAAATCGGGAGGTGCAGTTCATCAGAATTACGTGGAACCTTGCTGGAGTGTGGACGATCTCTTACCGCTCTCAGATTTCGATGCCAAG GGAGACCAGGGCAACCTAGGAGATTTTGATTGGAACATTGCTGATATGACATTCCTCGGGGAAGAAGAACAGGATAGCCTTGCACAAGTTCCACAGCTGTCGAGTGGATCCTATCCCAGTACCATGAATGTAATGAGTGGAAGACCAGCAGGAAAGTCCAATGCTTCATCAAACAAAGGGAAATCTAAGGCCACTCAAATCTCCCAAGTTCCTGATTATGATGAAGCTTGTTTCGTAGTTCCAGATATTGGAATGCTGGAAACAGGATGCCTCAATGCCCTGCCTTCAAAGCGCATGAGGCGTTCTTCCTTCCAGATGTATCAGTATGAATAG